A genomic stretch from Phycisphaerae bacterium includes:
- a CDS encoding amino acid permease: MKRDLPRSIGFWGGSGIMVGIMIGSGIFRTPASIAAEMGDARLILLLWAVGGTLSLAGALTFAELGTMFPRSGGIYAYIYEGLGGTVAFVFGWTYMLLGKPLAASAITMVCAEHFNKLLGLNWNVPAMTCLVLIVLTAINTVRVQLGAGLAIFLTSLKALALAAIIVLGLLLTGGSSENLAAVDSPKPFLAALAPVLAAVLWTYDGWADVTSVAGEVREPGRMLPRILLVGTAVTAVLFVAVNATYIYVLPLSEMRGVPWVVPLVMERLCGPVGGTLATILVMISTLGASHGSIITGARVTFAQARDGLLFRVLGRIHPKYQTPYVSLWCQAILACVAVCFLKQFERLTGGFVFTMWIFYAGAAVSLIVLRIRRPDLSRPCRCWGYPILPVLFIAASALMTVLAIKASPKETLFWLAVLVVGTPAYYLWRWLVPIEQCESVGMCPGCGCNLYGLRDQRCPECGRPFTFEDIRSTPQSLGFMVAEPQVEESSEPEKPTGERH, encoded by the coding sequence ATGAAACGGGATCTGCCGCGAAGCATCGGCTTCTGGGGCGGCTCCGGGATCATGGTCGGGATCATGATCGGCAGCGGGATCTTCCGCACCCCGGCCTCGATCGCCGCTGAGATGGGCGACGCGCGGCTGATCCTGCTGCTGTGGGCGGTCGGCGGGACGCTGTCCCTGGCCGGGGCCCTTACCTTCGCTGAACTCGGCACCATGTTCCCGCGATCGGGAGGCATCTATGCGTACATTTACGAGGGCCTCGGCGGGACCGTGGCCTTTGTTTTCGGCTGGACCTACATGCTGCTCGGCAAGCCGCTGGCGGCGTCGGCCATCACCATGGTCTGCGCCGAGCACTTCAATAAGCTTCTCGGCCTGAACTGGAACGTGCCTGCCATGACTTGCCTGGTGCTCATCGTGCTCACCGCCATCAACACGGTGCGCGTTCAACTCGGCGCCGGGTTGGCCATCTTCCTCACCAGCCTGAAAGCCCTGGCTCTTGCGGCGATCATCGTGCTCGGTCTGCTTCTGACCGGAGGTTCCAGCGAGAATCTTGCGGCCGTCGATTCGCCCAAGCCGTTTCTGGCCGCCCTCGCCCCGGTGCTGGCCGCAGTGCTGTGGACCTACGATGGATGGGCCGACGTCACCTCGGTCGCCGGCGAGGTCCGCGAGCCCGGCCGCATGCTGCCTCGCATTCTCCTTGTTGGAACCGCCGTCACCGCGGTTCTTTTTGTGGCGGTCAATGCCACGTACATCTATGTGCTGCCGCTGTCCGAGATGCGCGGTGTGCCTTGGGTGGTCCCACTGGTTATGGAGCGCCTGTGCGGCCCCGTCGGCGGAACGCTCGCCACAATTCTGGTGATGATCTCGACTCTTGGGGCATCGCACGGCTCGATCATCACCGGTGCCCGGGTTACTTTCGCCCAGGCCCGTGACGGCTTGCTGTTTCGCGTCCTCGGACGCATTCATCCAAAATACCAGACGCCTTATGTCTCTCTCTGGTGCCAGGCCATCCTTGCCTGCGTGGCCGTCTGTTTCCTTAAGCAGTTTGAGCGTCTGACCGGCGGCTTTGTCTTTACCATGTGGATCTTCTACGCCGGGGCGGCCGTATCCTTGATCGTATTGCGCATCCGACGCCCGGACCTCTCCCGCCCGTGCCGCTGCTGGGGATATCCAATTCTGCCGGTGCTCTTCATTGCGGCCTCCGCATTGATGACCGTGCTGGCCATCAAGGCCTCTCCCAAGGAGACTCTGTTCTGGCTCGCTGTTCTTGTGGTTGGCACGCCGGCCTACTACCTGTGGCGGTGGTTGGTGCCGATCGAGCAATGCGAGTCCGTCGGGATGTGTCCGGGCTGCGGGTGCAACCTCTATGGCCTGCGAGACCAGCGATGTCCTGAGTGTGGCCGCCCATTCACATTTGAGGACATCCGCTCGACGCCTCAGTCACTCGGGTTCATGGTTGCCGAGCCCCAAGTCGAGGAATCGTCGGAACCCGAGAAACCGACCGGCGAACGTCACTAG
- a CDS encoding DUF4838 domain-containing protein, translating into MSMHQWTGLTRRRFLESAACGLALDRMALAATATGSGDEPFFLTRGVVITEEDLTLADWPERAAAAGLTTIGLHAPKSPRLLARYIQSDGGQKFLETCRRLGLGVEYELHAMQDLLPRELFDKAPELFRMDDKGSRVREWNLCVHSERAMQTVAENAVDLGKTLRPTTGRYFYWGDDGCPWCRCRQCAGLSDSDQSLLVANRILDAIRKVDAKAQVAYLAYDNTLPPPKQIKPKSGVFLEYAPIHRRYDVPFERADDLKTRQQFEMLDANLDVFGRANAQALEYWLDVSLFSKWKKPAVKVPFDPKVLTADLDTYGRRGIRHVTTFAVYIDADYVSRHGEPPLKDYGEQLRRWRRQPSHG; encoded by the coding sequence ATGAGCATGCACCAATGGACAGGACTCACACGGCGGCGGTTTCTTGAATCGGCGGCCTGCGGGCTGGCACTGGACAGGATGGCACTCGCGGCCACCGCCACAGGAAGTGGGGATGAACCTTTCTTCCTCACGCGCGGTGTGGTGATCACGGAAGAGGACCTGACGCTGGCCGACTGGCCCGAGCGGGCCGCGGCCGCCGGCCTGACCACCATTGGGCTGCACGCACCGAAATCGCCAAGGCTGCTCGCCAGGTACATTCAATCGGACGGGGGACAGAAGTTTCTCGAAACCTGCCGGCGGCTTGGCCTGGGTGTCGAGTATGAGTTGCATGCCATGCAGGACCTGCTGCCGCGAGAGCTTTTCGACAAGGCCCCCGAGCTTTTCCGGATGGACGACAAGGGGTCGCGGGTTCGTGAATGGAACTTGTGCGTCCACTCGGAGCGGGCGATGCAGACGGTGGCCGAGAACGCCGTCGATCTGGGCAAGACGCTCCGCCCGACCACCGGCCGGTACTTCTACTGGGGGGATGATGGGTGCCCCTGGTGCCGCTGCCGGCAGTGTGCCGGGCTGAGCGACAGCGACCAGTCGCTGCTCGTTGCGAACCGGATCCTCGACGCCATCCGCAAGGTCGATGCGAAGGCGCAGGTAGCGTACCTGGCCTACGATAACACGCTGCCGCCGCCGAAGCAGATCAAGCCGAAGTCAGGCGTTTTCCTGGAGTACGCACCGATCCATCGGCGATATGACGTGCCCTTCGAGCGGGCTGACGACTTGAAGACCCGGCAACAGTTCGAAATGCTCGACGCTAACCTGGACGTCTTCGGGCGGGCAAACGCACAGGCGTTGGAGTACTGGCTCGATGTCTCGCTGTTCTCAAAGTGGAAGAAGCCGGCCGTGAAGGTCCCGTTCGATCCGAAGGTCCTGACGGCCGACCTCGATACCTACGGCCGGCGCGGCATCCGTCACGTCACGACCTTCGCCGTGTACATCGACGCGGACTACGTATCGCGTCACGGCGAGCCGCCGTTGAAAGACTACGGCGAGCAACTCCGGCGATGGCGCCGGCAGCCAAGCCATGGTTAG
- a CDS encoding site-specific DNA-methyltransferase has product MELDQIHHLDCIEGLGKLPEGSVDLAFADPPFNIGYDYDVYDDRRASDEYIAWSRKWIEGVIGVLKPNGTFWLAIGDEYAADLKVLCTRELGLHCRSWVIWFYTFGVHCKQKFTRSHAHLFHFVKDPRNFTFNSLAVRVPSARELVYGDKRAAPDGRMPDDTWMISPILPPEVPTKDGFVLRPQDIPERFPPHSDTWYFSRVAGTFGERRGWHGCQMPEQLLGRIIRACSHEGELVLDPFGGSGTTLAVAKKLNRRFIGFEISDKYVKNIKERLSSIQPGDPLVGPENPVLSAPPTKAGRKLNRSKDQATKPVPKSRIRTAMTRKDSETGCVQAPLGFLPTPIAKSNSSGNSASKRPASSRTARAAKCAG; this is encoded by the coding sequence ATGGAGCTCGACCAAATCCATCATCTGGACTGCATCGAAGGCCTTGGCAAGCTGCCCGAGGGGTCTGTTGACCTGGCCTTTGCCGATCCCCCGTTCAACATCGGCTACGACTATGACGTCTACGACGACCGCCGCGCGAGCGACGAGTACATCGCCTGGTCGCGCAAGTGGATCGAGGGCGTCATCGGGGTGCTGAAGCCGAACGGGACCTTCTGGCTGGCGATCGGCGATGAGTATGCCGCCGACCTCAAGGTGCTGTGCACGCGCGAGCTGGGGCTGCATTGCCGCAGTTGGGTCATCTGGTTCTACACCTTCGGCGTGCACTGCAAGCAGAAGTTCACCCGCAGCCACGCCCATCTGTTCCACTTCGTCAAGGACCCCCGCAATTTCACCTTCAACTCTCTGGCTGTCCGCGTCCCCTCGGCTCGTGAGCTGGTCTACGGCGACAAACGAGCCGCACCCGACGGCCGGATGCCGGACGATACCTGGATGATCAGCCCGATCCTGCCGCCCGAAGTCCCGACCAAGGACGGCTTCGTCCTGCGCCCGCAAGACATCCCCGAGCGCTTCCCGCCGCACAGCGACACGTGGTACTTCTCGAGGGTGGCCGGCACATTCGGCGAACGCCGTGGCTGGCACGGGTGCCAGATGCCCGAGCAACTCCTCGGACGGATCATTCGGGCTTGCTCGCATGAAGGCGAGCTGGTGCTCGATCCTTTCGGCGGAAGCGGCACAACCCTAGCCGTCGCCAAGAAGCTGAATCGGCGGTTCATTGGCTTCGAGATCTCCGACAAATACGTCAAGAACATCAAGGAACGGCTGTCCTCGATCCAGCCGGGTGATCCGCTCGTCGGGCCGGAGAATCCTGTCTTGAGCGCTCCGCCCACCAAGGCAGGCCGCAAGCTCAACCGGTCAAAAGATCAAGCGACCAAACCGGTACCGAAAAGTCGCATCAGGACCGCGATGACACGGAAGGATTCCGAGACCGGTTGCGTGCAGGCGCCGCTGGGATTCCTCCCCACGCCCATTGCCAAGAGCAATTCGT